ATTACGGGCTCACCCAAGTTTTAGATATTGATTTGAAGCGATACTTTGACTCAATCCCACACGATAAGCTTATGAAAGTCATTCAAAAGCGAATCAGTGATAGGTATGTTCTAAAGTTAATACAAGCCTGGCTTCGCTCAGGAGTCCTTAAAGGCGAAGAAGTTGCTACTCGACAAGGATCCCCTCAAGGGTCCCCCATTTCGCCCTTACTTTCTAATATATACCTGAATCTGCTAGACACAGTATGGGTCAAGCGGATGACCGAAAGGAATGGGTGGAATGCACAGATTGTCCGCTATGCGGACGATCTCGTGATAGTGTCGAATAAACCGGTAGAGAAGATTTTGGGTATTTTATGTGGGTATCTGCAACGCTTGGGCCTTTCGATCAATGAAGAAAAGAGTCGAATGACCACGGCCGAAGAAGGTTTCAATTTCTTAGGGTATGCCTTTAAAAGGGGATACTCGCCAAGATATCAGAAACCCGTTACCCATATGTATCCTACACCTGATGCAATCAAGCGGATTATTAAGAAAGTCACGCAATTGACCTATCGGAACCGGTTGCACGAAAGTGTTGAAACTATTGTTAAAGACTTAAACGCATCCTTACTGGGGTGGACGGAGTATTACCGTCACACGGCCAGTTCTAGGAGATTTAGGAAAGTACAAGGGCATGCAAACAGGCGTCTGAGAAGATTTATCATGAAAAAGAAAGGGAGTAGGAAGAACGGGTATAAGGAACTCCCCGACGAGAAGCTCCACAAAGTGTACAAATTAGTCAATGTAGGAGCTTATCGGGTGCGATACAGATGGACGTAATGCAGACGAAGAAGACGATCCGTGCGCCGTATGAGGGAAAACCTCACGTACGGTGCGACGGGGGGGTGCTGGAAACGGGAAAGAGAGATTGGGTTATTTAGGCACGAAATCGGAAACGATGGACACGGATAAACCTGGTCCTATACTTCACCGCGCCAGTGCTCTACTCTACCTTTTAAACTAGCTCGCTATGGACAGGAAAGGGGATTGAAAGCTAATTACAGCTATTATATTACAACAGATCGGCTTAAAAGGCAACAACAAAGAAGAGAAGAGCTGGTAGCTACATTAAGCAATGAAAAGAAACGGTTACACCATAGCCAGACTAATATAGATAAAGAAAGCATAGAAAGGCATATCGATTTTTTAGAAAAAGAAATAAAAATTATTGATAAAGCGTTAAATAAAACCATAACTACTGATAAGGATCTAGACGAAAAGGCTAATATACTAGAAACCATTCCAGGAATCGGGAAATGTTTAGCCACTAAATTAGTCAGTTTTTTACCTGAATTAGGTGATAGAAGCTACAGTAGTAATCAACTATCAGCTTTAGTAGGTATAGCACCATATGCGGCTGATAGTGGGAAAAAACAGGGAAAAAGATTTATTAGGGGAGGAAGGAAAATACCACGAGATGCACTGTATATGGCTGTATTAGCAGGGAAAAAGTGGTTCCTATATTTAAAAGAATGCTATGATAGATTAGTAGGTAAATATAAGCCTAAAAAAGTGGCTATCGTAGCATGTATGAGGAAGCTCCTAGAGCTGGCGCATAAGCTTATACAACAAAAAAGAAGCTTCGTCAAAAGTATCAAAAACGAGTACAAAATGACTAAAAAACTTGCATAGTAAGATAATAGCTTTTTTCTTGATAAAAAAGTGGACAAAAAATCAAGCCCTCGGTAAAAAGTCGCTGAAAGTGCCATCTTCCAGATGGAAAAACAGAAAGTACCCCTTTTGGGGGCTTCAAAGGAAACTGTTTTTCCTAATCATCTGTAAAATGCCATTTTCTAAACCGCGACTTTTTTCAGGGGCGTTGTTCTTTTAATGTAAAAAAACAATGACTGAAACAGATACCTATCATTTTAATGGGCGTTTGCTTCCATTGCGCCCATTTAAAGCGTTCATGGCCGCCAATAAAGTTGGCACACAGCAAAGCTCAATTAAAATTATATTTTATTTGCCAGCCGACTGAATAAACACCATCAAATCCAAGCTATAAGGATTTCTATGCTACTTGCAGACCAATAAAAACTTTAAAGCTTCAGCGGCATTACGAGCAGCGGTAGCAGCATCCTTAGGAACATCACTCAAATTATTAATACGAAGTGCATCAGCAACAGCACGAGCAGCGGTAGAAACAGCATTAGCACTATCCACGAACGTATTGAAAACAGACACAGAGTCAAAATCATTAGCGGCAGCAGCACGAGCGGCAGCAGCACGAGCAGCAGCAGCACGAGCAGCAGCAGCACGAGCAGCAGCAGCACGAGCAGCAGAACCAATCTTAGCAGCACGCACAGCATCATCACAAGTCTTAGCAATAATAACAGCACCATTAACAGCAGCGGTATCCGCTGCATCAGCCTGATCAAGCCTATCAGCAGCACACTTCATCTGCTGGATAAAAGCATGAATACACTTAGGACCAGCAGAACCCTTAGAGCCACAAGCTATAGCCTTAGCAATAACACTAGGTACATCAGAATGAGCATCCTCAGTATCCATATTTTGTTTAACTACCGTAGTACATCCACCAAATGCTAACAACCACAACGCAAAAAATTTCTTATTTTCCATATCAATTCTTAATTATATAGGTTAGTGTTT
The nucleotide sequence above comes from Cardinium endosymbiont of Sogatella furcifera. Encoded proteins:
- the ltrA gene encoding group II intron reverse transcriptase/maturase; translated protein: MIPQGNHMAQSVRELQRELYRSAKSNPKRSFYTLHDKIYRLDVLVCSWKQVCANHGAPGIDGITIEQIKEQGEEAFLGQVQKELESGSYRSNKTKRVEIPKPKGGIRILGVPTIKDRLVQTATRLVIEPIFEADFQECSFGFRPKRSAVHASLSIYKWLNYGLTQVLDIDLKRYFDSIPHDKLMKVIQKRISDRYVLKLIQAWLRSGVLKGEEVATRQGSPQGSPISPLLSNIYLNLLDTVWVKRMTERNGWNAQIVRYADDLVIVSNKPVEKILGILCGYLQRLGLSINEEKSRMTTAEEGFNFLGYAFKRGYSPRYQKPVTHMYPTPDAIKRIIKKVTQLTYRNRLHESVETIVKDLNASLLGWTEYYRHTASSRRFRKVQGHANRRLRRFIMKKKGSRKNGYKELPDEKLHKVYKLVNVGAYRVRYRWT
- a CDS encoding transposase, coding for MKANYSYYITTDRLKRQQQRREELVATLSNEKKRLHHSQTNIDKESIERHIDFLEKEIKIIDKALNKTITTDKDLDEKANILETIPGIGKCLATKLVSFLPELGDRSYSSNQLSALVGIAPYAADSGKKQGKRFIRGGRKIPRDALYMAVLAGKKWFLYLKECYDRLVGKYKPKKVAIVACMRKLLELAHKLIQQKRSFVKSIKNEYKMTKKLA